CATACTCAGTAGGGCTGCACAAAGCGCGAGGAATAGCAGGTGATTCTTCATTGTAAACGTGTTTCACAAGTTAAAGAAAATTTTCTCGGCGAGGTACCGCCAGGGGATACGCAGTATTGTGCGTGCGCTGCTATATAAGTCGCAACTTGCAGGCAGAAAACCGGAATAAGTAACATAAAATAGACGTGCCCAAGCTATACCGAGCCCACAGCCGCGAAAAATGGGGACACCTGGCCCTGGTGCTACAGACGCTGATCATGGGGCCGGGCTACACCTTTGGCAAATATGCGGCCATGGGCATGCCCGCCGAGGTGCTTACCTGGCTGCGGATGGTGGTGATAACGGCGGCCCTGGGACTGTTCTTCCTGGCTACGGGTGGGCACCGGAAGATACCCCGCACCCGGCGTTTTTTTCTCTCCGTGCTGGGCCTGTGCCTGGTGGGCAGTATTGGCAATATGTATTTTTTTATCCTGGGTGTGCGCTACACCACACCCGCCCAGAGCAGCATCCTGTATGCGCTAACGCCTCTGTGCGTGCTTATGCTATCGGCCTGGGTGTTACGTGCCGAGCGCTTTACCGGGCGAAAACTGCTGGCAGCCCTGGTGGCCCTGCTGGGTGTGCTTATTGTCATGTATCCGGGGATGATGCAGGCGGGGCGGGGTAGCGATGAGCTGAAGGGCAACCTGCTGAACCTACTTTCCGTCGCCTGCTGGTCTGTCTTTATCGTCCTGAGCGGCCGGGTGTTTAGGGCCATTCACCCCCTGCATAGTTCCGCCCTGCTGTGGGCGGCCGGTTTGCTCTGTTTCAGCCCGATTGGTCTGCCTGCCCTGGCTCATTTCGACCTTGCCACGGTGCCCCGCACGGCCTGGTATGGCTTTGCCTACATTACCCTGGGCAATGCAGGCCTGAGCTACCTGCTCATTGTGTATGGCATGCAGCTGCTACGCCCCAGCCAGGTGGCCGTGTACCTGAATGTTCAGCCCATAGCGGCAGCCCTGTACAGCATCCTGCTGGGGGTGGAGGTTGTTACAACCTACCTGGTGGTGGGGGGGCTGCTCACCATAGCCGGCGTGTATGGCCTAAACCGGGTAAGCGCCCACGAGCGGCGTGTGCATGCCCCGCCTGCTGTGCCGCTAGAGGGATAAATCGCCTGTCGGTAGGTCTTCTTGTGTGCGCGCTGCTTTACGCGGTACTTGCGTCCAGTAGCACCAGGTGTGCAGCTGGTAGTACAGGGTACCTAGCAGGCCACCGCTTAAACCGAGCATGCGGATAAGAATAAATAAGCCCATGAGTTTATTGCTTCCCAAATAGGCTGTGCTCATAAGTAAACTATACAGTGTTGGTAGAATAAGTAACACGCTTGCAATGAACACCATTAAGGTTCCAAAGAATACAAACCACTTGTTTTTAGCAATTCGAAGATTACAGCTCAGCCAGCTGCTTCGGACATGCCTGCTAAGCAGGACAAGCTGAATCCCTGCCAGAATAATCCACGGTACAGAAAAGAGTAGGTGCGGCATAAATAGATCATGTACCGCAAATTCTAATGCAAAAATTACGGTCATGACACACCCGGTGGCGCTTAATATGGCCGCCCATTTTAGTGCTTTGGGTATTTTTTCGGGTATTTCTGTCGGCGCGAGCAGGGTATGGATAGCGTGATTGTTGGTTGGTGCTGTACGTACATTCTTTTTTTCCTGTTCAAGCTCATTCCCATGCTTACTATCGGTTTTAGCTGGTACAGGCAGCTGCTCCTCCGTATCCTTCCGCAGGGCTCGCGTCCAGTAGCGCCAGGTGTGCAGCTGGTAGTATAGGGTGGTAAGCAAGCCCACGG
This genomic stretch from Bacteroidota bacterium harbors:
- a CDS encoding DMT family transporter, whose amino-acid sequence is MPKLYRAHSREKWGHLALVLQTLIMGPGYTFGKYAAMGMPAEVLTWLRMVVITAALGLFFLATGGHRKIPRTRRFFLSVLGLCLVGSIGNMYFFILGVRYTTPAQSSILYALTPLCVLMLSAWVLRAERFTGRKLLAALVALLGVLIVMYPGMMQAGRGSDELKGNLLNLLSVACWSVFIVLSGRVFRAIHPLHSSALLWAAGLLCFSPIGLPALAHFDLATVPRTAWYGFAYITLGNAGLSYLLIVYGMQLLRPSQVAVYLNVQPIAAALYSILLGVEVVTTYLVVGGLLTIAGVYGLNRVSAHERRVHAPPAVPLEG